DNA sequence from the Octopus sinensis unplaced genomic scaffold, ASM634580v1 Contig06850, whole genome shotgun sequence genome:
accgagcggtcgccgcatcttcactatctcgtccggcagcttattccacggatccgcaacccggatggggaaagcccctctccttcgattgagataaagccaaattacatatataatgacTAAACGAACTATAAAACCAGCCTCTCCTGTTGTAGAACGGTCCAAAATTGTCTTTGACGTCGTCACTCTGATGCGCTTCTGGTCTGCGTTCAGGAATTTCGGCACCCATTTTGCAGGAAGTTTTCTCAAGTCTAGAATATTGTAGATGATGAGGTCAAGTCTTTTGCAAGAAATCTGCTGAGTCTCAGCTATGATTTTAGCGGAAATCCGGCGGTTCTCGAAAATCATGGCGTGCACAGCATCGCCTTTGTCCTCTGTGGTTGTGGAGGTTGGCCGTTCTGACCGCGGATGATCTGTGACCTCGAAATTACCAGTCCGAAACCTTGA
Encoded proteins:
- the LOC115227675 gene encoding uncharacterized protein LOC115227675, coding for MIFENRRISAKIIAETQQISCKRLDLIIYNILDLRKLPAKWVPKFLNADQKRIRVTTSKTILDRSTTGEAGFITKQQSMEWDHNGSLCLKKFRTQNSIGKILAAVF